In the genome of Rhodoplanes sp. Z2-YC6860, one region contains:
- a CDS encoding GMC family oxidoreductase has protein sequence MSQTSGESYDTIIVGGGAAGCVLANRLSARSGHKVLLLEAGVDTPPGGEPADVLDTYPTSYYNPAYFWPELKVHWRLASNSPLTGYSQGRIMGGGSSVMGMVALRGTPDDYAEWVELGASGWGWDDVLPFFKKLEKDFDYDSGLHGGDGPVPVRRIPKDQWPPLSKALEGFAAERQYPTVNDMNADFRDGYGCVPISNWPEKRASAAICYLDASVRARPNLTVISGATATGLMFDGRKATGVTAEIGGETRQFSGKEIVVSLGGIHSSAFLMRNGIGPAAHLREHDIAVRGDLPGVGANLSNHSLLFIGFHLKPEARQAPSLRTHSATVLRFSSGVAGCPRTDMYINVQSKTSWSALGTRIANLAPSLWKPLGRGRVALRSTDPHREPQVEMNFAGHEADLKRLMLGFRLAVEMMRYRTVQDMTAITFPVKFTDRLRQLNRRSGSNAFKAQTIAWLTDVMPAMAGPVFATLADRKVDLVELVKDDAALAEHIRENVAGMFHVAGTCKMGAANDPDAVVDNVGRVRGFEGLRVVDASIMPTVPRANTNIPTIMVAEKIAAGMVA, from the coding sequence ATGAGCCAGACGTCCGGCGAGAGCTACGACACCATCATCGTTGGCGGCGGCGCAGCGGGCTGCGTGCTGGCAAACCGGCTGTCGGCGCGCTCCGGGCACAAGGTGCTGCTGCTGGAAGCGGGCGTCGACACGCCACCCGGCGGCGAGCCTGCTGATGTTCTCGATACCTATCCGACGTCGTACTACAACCCGGCCTACTTCTGGCCCGAGCTGAAGGTGCACTGGCGGCTTGCCAGCAACTCGCCGCTCACCGGCTATTCGCAGGGCCGCATCATGGGCGGCGGCTCGTCGGTGATGGGCATGGTGGCGCTGCGCGGCACGCCCGACGACTACGCCGAATGGGTCGAGCTTGGCGCGTCCGGCTGGGGCTGGGACGACGTGCTGCCGTTCTTCAAGAAGCTCGAGAAGGATTTCGACTACGACAGCGGGCTGCACGGCGGCGACGGTCCGGTGCCGGTGCGACGGATTCCGAAGGATCAATGGCCGCCGTTGTCGAAGGCGTTGGAGGGCTTCGCCGCCGAGCGGCAATATCCGACCGTCAACGACATGAACGCCGACTTCCGCGACGGCTACGGCTGCGTGCCGATCAGCAACTGGCCGGAGAAGCGCGCCTCGGCTGCGATCTGCTATCTCGACGCCAGCGTGCGTGCGCGGCCCAATCTCACGGTGATCTCCGGCGCGACGGCGACCGGACTCATGTTCGACGGCCGCAAGGCGACCGGCGTTACCGCGGAGATCGGCGGTGAGACGCGGCAGTTCAGCGGCAAGGAGATCGTCGTCAGCCTCGGCGGTATCCATTCGTCGGCATTTCTGATGCGAAACGGCATCGGCCCCGCCGCGCATCTGCGCGAGCACGACATCGCGGTGCGCGGCGATCTGCCCGGCGTCGGCGCGAATCTGTCCAACCATTCGCTGCTCTTCATCGGGTTTCATCTGAAGCCCGAAGCTCGGCAGGCACCGTCGCTGCGCACCCATTCGGCGACGGTGCTGCGCTTCTCGTCAGGGGTTGCCGGCTGCCCGCGCACCGACATGTACATCAACGTGCAGAGCAAGACCTCGTGGAGCGCGCTCGGCACGCGGATCGCGAACCTCGCGCCGTCGCTGTGGAAGCCGCTCGGCCGCGGCCGCGTGGCGCTGCGCTCGACCGATCCGCATCGCGAGCCGCAGGTCGAGATGAACTTCGCCGGCCACGAGGCCGATCTGAAGCGGCTGATGCTGGGATTCAGGCTCGCGGTGGAGATGATGCGCTATCGCACCGTGCAGGACATGACGGCGATCACCTTCCCGGTGAAGTTCACCGACCGGCTGCGCCAGCTCAACCGCCGGAGCGGCTCGAACGCGTTCAAGGCGCAGACCATCGCGTGGCTGACCGACGTGATGCCCGCCATGGCCGGGCCGGTGTTCGCGACGCTCGCCGACCGCAAGGTCGATCTCGTCGAGCTGGTGAAGGATGACGCGGCACTGGCCGAGCATATCCGCGAGAACGTCGCCGGCATGTTCCACGTCGCCGGCACCTGCAAGATGGGCGCGGCGAACGATCCCGACGCGGTGGTCGACAATGTTGGGCGCGTGCGCGGCTTCGAGGGCCTGCGGGTGGTCGATGCGTCGATCATGCCGACGGTGCCGCGCGCCAATACGAACATTCCGACGATCATGGTGGCGGAGAAGATTGCGGCGGGGATGGTGGCGTGA
- a CDS encoding Bug family tripartite tricarboxylate transporter substrate binding protein: MSMTLQRRRFLRLATAAAASPMLPRVAAAQSYPDHAVRVVVPYAPGGPTDVVTRLLVQKIADRTGKQFFIENVGGGGGNIAMGRLAKTPPDGYTLLMVNPSYVVNPTLIRDVPYRFEKDFDTVSLAVLTTLVIATHPKVEARTLKELVELIKSNPGKYTYSSPGTGTPGHLVGQVFKLSLGLDLVHVPYNSAGEAVGSTVGGHTQICFASPSPAAQQVIEGKLRGLAVTSLKRSSSLPDVPTTTEAGYPAVVGDNWQGIIVPAGTPKSVIDYVHREIVEAVKRPEVLERLAVLGFEPVASTPEEFARHARTEFDKWAKVIKDSGIKTE; encoded by the coding sequence ATGAGCATGACGCTTCAACGCCGCCGCTTTCTCCGCCTGGCCACTGCGGCCGCCGCTTCGCCGATGCTGCCGCGCGTCGCGGCTGCGCAGAGCTACCCCGACCACGCGGTGCGTGTGGTCGTGCCTTACGCGCCGGGCGGACCGACCGACGTGGTCACGCGGCTTCTCGTGCAGAAGATCGCCGACCGCACCGGCAAGCAGTTCTTCATCGAGAACGTCGGCGGCGGCGGGGGCAACATCGCCATGGGCCGCCTCGCCAAGACGCCGCCCGACGGCTACACGCTGCTGATGGTCAATCCGAGCTACGTGGTCAATCCCACGCTGATCCGCGACGTGCCGTACCGGTTCGAGAAGGATTTCGACACGGTGTCGCTCGCCGTGCTCACCACGCTGGTGATTGCGACGCATCCGAAGGTCGAGGCGCGGACGCTGAAAGAGCTGGTCGAGCTTATCAAGAGCAATCCCGGCAAATACACCTACTCCTCGCCGGGCACCGGCACGCCGGGGCATCTGGTCGGCCAGGTGTTCAAGCTGTCGCTCGGCCTCGATCTCGTGCATGTGCCTTATAACAGTGCGGGCGAGGCGGTTGGCTCGACGGTTGGCGGCCACACGCAGATCTGCTTTGCTTCGCCATCACCCGCGGCGCAGCAGGTGATCGAAGGCAAGCTTCGCGGGCTCGCGGTGACGAGCCTCAAGCGCTCGTCGTCGCTGCCTGACGTGCCGACCACCACGGAGGCGGGCTACCCGGCCGTCGTCGGCGACAACTGGCAGGGCATCATCGTGCCGGCCGGCACACCGAAGAGTGTCATCGACTACGTTCATCGCGAGATCGTCGAAGCGGTGAAGCGTCCGGAGGTGCTGGAGCGCCTCGCCGTGCTGGGCTTCGAGCCGGTCGCAAGCACGCCGGAGGAGTTCGCCCGGCACGCCAGGACCGAGTTCGACAAATGGGCCAAGGTGATCAAGGACTCCGGCATCAAGACCGAGTAG
- a CDS encoding LLM class flavin-dependent oxidoreductase → MTRPMHLNLFIQSRGHHEAAWRHPKSSPLPLTDIQYTVEMTQKAEAGLFDSIFLADVLGLWNDVQTTPFNWLEPITTLAALAMATKRIGLIATASTTYTEAYNLARQFSSLDHISRGRIGWNIVTTWSPQAGSNFGGIGEVSHADRYERAEEYMSVVKGLWDSWTDDAVLDDRAGGRYADPKGVKPIEHAGKFYKVKGPLNLPRSPQGRPVFVQAGSSDTGKRFAARHAEAIFTAHLEKSTAKAFYDDIKNLLKEEGRDPSQVLVLPGFSPIIGSTEAEAKRFSDELNELSDPEVGRNRMSLRFGGHDFSHLPLDKPLSPEDFPDPKLNEASRSRTEVIVGFVREHKPTLRQLLAKLAGARGHFTLEGTPEQVADVMEEWVKGGVSDGFNLMPPVLPEMLDVFIAEVVPILQKRGLFRTAYEGDTLRSHLGLARPAVRMER, encoded by the coding sequence ATGACGCGCCCGATGCATCTCAACCTCTTCATCCAGAGCCGCGGTCATCACGAGGCCGCGTGGCGGCACCCGAAGTCGTCGCCGCTGCCGCTCACCGATATCCAGTACACCGTCGAGATGACGCAGAAGGCCGAGGCCGGCCTGTTCGACTCGATCTTTCTCGCCGACGTGCTCGGGCTTTGGAACGACGTGCAGACCACGCCGTTCAACTGGCTCGAGCCGATCACGACGCTCGCCGCGCTTGCAATGGCGACGAAGCGCATCGGCCTGATTGCCACGGCGTCGACCACCTACACCGAGGCGTACAATCTGGCGCGGCAGTTCTCTTCGCTCGACCACATCAGCCGCGGCCGCATCGGCTGGAACATCGTCACCACCTGGTCGCCCCAGGCCGGCAGCAACTTCGGCGGCATCGGCGAGGTGAGCCACGCCGACCGCTATGAGCGCGCTGAAGAATACATGTCGGTGGTGAAGGGGCTGTGGGACAGCTGGACCGACGACGCGGTGCTCGACGATCGCGCGGGCGGCCGCTACGCCGATCCGAAGGGCGTGAAGCCGATCGAGCACGCTGGCAAATTCTACAAGGTGAAGGGGCCGCTGAACCTGCCGCGCTCGCCACAGGGGCGCCCGGTGTTCGTGCAGGCCGGCTCCTCCGACACCGGCAAGCGTTTCGCCGCGCGCCATGCCGAGGCGATCTTCACGGCGCATCTGGAGAAATCGACCGCGAAGGCGTTCTACGACGACATCAAGAATCTGCTGAAGGAAGAGGGCCGCGATCCTTCGCAGGTCCTGGTGCTGCCGGGCTTCAGCCCGATCATCGGCTCGACCGAGGCCGAGGCGAAGCGCTTCTCCGACGAGCTCAACGAATTGTCCGATCCGGAGGTCGGCCGCAACCGCATGTCGTTGCGCTTTGGCGGCCACGATTTTTCGCATCTGCCGCTCGACAAGCCGCTCAGCCCGGAAGACTTCCCCGATCCGAAATTGAACGAGGCCTCGCGCAGCCGCACCGAGGTGATTGTTGGATTTGTCAGGGAGCACAAGCCGACGCTGCGGCAATTGCTGGCGAAGCTTGCCGGCGCCCGCGGGCATTTCACCCTGGAAGGCACGCCCGAGCAGGTGGCCGATGTGATGGAAGAATGGGTGAAAGGGGGCGTGTCGGATGGCTTCAACCTGATGCCGCCGGTGCTGCCCGAAATGCTCGACGTGTTCATCGCCGAAGTCGTGCCGATCCTGCAGAAGCGCGGCTTGTTCCGCACCGCGTATGAAGGCGACACGCTGCGCTCGCATCTGGGGCTCGCGCGTCCGGCTGTGCGGATGGAGAGGTGA
- a CDS encoding Bug family tripartite tricarboxylate transporter substrate binding protein: MSTLRTLLLAALGALLACASAQAEYPDKQITMVVCFPAGGGTDIAARLVNIPLGEALGKPVVIENRGGAGGNIAIAAVKRLPADGYTLLVCSSAYVVNPSLYAQAAYDPLKDFIPVMVMGASPNVFVVPTQSEIKSMKEFIEKAKASGGKMNWTSPGAGTTPQLAGELLKLRTGIQMQHIPFPGAGPATNAVLAGQVDLYTANIGSVQGLIDGGKVRPIAVTAKKRWAPLPDVPTLEELGIKDADSDTFQAVYVAAGTPQPIVDRLVKELTIILARPDTREKFDKIGLPVVAEGPDMFRKRVEREVPMFKEIIDKAGLKIQ, encoded by the coding sequence ATGTCCACACTGCGGACGCTTCTGCTCGCAGCATTGGGTGCTTTGCTGGCTTGCGCGTCCGCGCAGGCCGAATATCCCGATAAACAGATCACCATGGTGGTCTGTTTCCCGGCCGGCGGCGGCACCGACATCGCGGCCCGTCTCGTCAACATTCCGCTCGGCGAAGCGCTCGGCAAGCCGGTTGTGATCGAGAACCGCGGCGGCGCAGGCGGCAACATCGCCATCGCGGCCGTGAAACGGCTTCCGGCCGACGGCTACACGCTGCTGGTCTGCTCCAGCGCCTATGTGGTGAACCCGAGCCTCTACGCGCAGGCCGCCTACGATCCCCTGAAAGACTTCATCCCCGTGATGGTGATGGGCGCGTCGCCGAACGTGTTCGTGGTGCCGACGCAATCCGAGATCAAATCGATGAAGGAGTTCATCGAGAAGGCCAAGGCGAGTGGCGGCAAGATGAACTGGACCAGCCCGGGCGCCGGCACCACGCCGCAGCTCGCCGGCGAATTGTTGAAGCTCCGCACCGGCATCCAGATGCAGCACATCCCGTTCCCGGGCGCCGGCCCCGCAACCAATGCGGTGCTGGCGGGCCAGGTCGATCTCTACACCGCCAACATCGGCTCGGTGCAGGGCCTCATTGATGGAGGCAAGGTGCGGCCGATCGCGGTGACCGCGAAGAAGCGCTGGGCACCACTGCCCGACGTGCCAACGCTGGAAGAACTCGGCATCAAGGATGCGGATTCCGACACCTTCCAGGCGGTCTACGTGGCGGCGGGCACGCCGCAGCCGATCGTCGATCGTCTGGTGAAAGAGCTGACCATCATCCTCGCCAGACCCGACACCAGAGAGAAGTTCGACAAGATCGGCCTGCCGGTGGTGGCCGAAGGCCCCGACATGTTCCGCAAACGCGTCGAGCGCGAGGTGCCGATGTTCAAGGAGATCATCGACAAGGCGGGGCTGAAGATTCAATGA
- a CDS encoding CaiB/BaiF CoA transferase family protein: MAKPLEGIRVIELANFIAGPLCGTLLADMGADVVKIEPPQGDMGRATPPIRNGESVSFTALNRNKRSLVLDLKRPEAQEIMRRLAAKSDVFVEANRPGALEKMGLGAEHLKAVNPKIIYTSVSGFGQTGPDRRRAGVNLIIEAFSGPLSVTGEPGQMPVRPGVQTADVFGALFATYATLASLVGVGRTGEGRVADVSLVEASIAAAAWEAAEYLETGQVPQPMGNRHRLTAPYQLFETSDRRYVAVGTPNNMLFEKFMQVIGLEQNLSDPRFKTYAERKANETPLLALVEPAIRAMHSDKLEAELMKVGVPCAKVNNFKEVFEHPQIVARNVVSTVEHPRLGTMKVTRNPVLLDHDGPGLPRPAPMLGEHSQMILTELGYDRAAIDALASSGVTRLATPQPKMTAAE; this comes from the coding sequence ATGGCCAAGCCGCTCGAAGGTATCCGCGTCATCGAACTCGCAAACTTCATCGCGGGCCCGCTCTGCGGCACGCTGCTGGCCGACATGGGCGCCGACGTCGTGAAGATCGAACCGCCGCAGGGCGACATGGGCCGCGCCACGCCGCCGATCCGAAACGGCGAGAGCGTGAGCTTCACCGCGTTGAACCGCAACAAGCGCAGCCTGGTGCTCGATCTCAAGCGGCCCGAGGCGCAGGAGATCATGCGCAGGCTCGCCGCGAAGTCGGACGTTTTCGTCGAAGCGAACCGGCCCGGCGCGCTGGAAAAGATGGGGCTCGGCGCCGAGCACCTCAAAGCCGTCAATCCGAAGATCATCTACACGTCGGTGTCGGGCTTCGGCCAGACCGGCCCGGACCGACGCCGCGCCGGCGTCAACCTGATCATCGAGGCGTTCTCCGGCCCGCTGTCGGTCACCGGCGAGCCCGGCCAGATGCCGGTGCGGCCTGGCGTGCAGACGGCAGACGTGTTCGGCGCGCTGTTTGCGACCTACGCGACGCTCGCGAGCCTCGTCGGCGTGGGGCGCACCGGCGAAGGCCGCGTCGCCGACGTGTCGCTGGTCGAAGCTTCGATCGCCGCGGCCGCCTGGGAGGCCGCCGAATATCTCGAAACCGGCCAAGTGCCGCAACCGATGGGCAACAGGCATCGCCTCACCGCGCCGTACCAGCTGTTCGAGACCAGCGACCGCCGCTACGTCGCGGTCGGCACGCCGAACAACATGCTGTTCGAGAAGTTCATGCAGGTGATCGGACTTGAACAGAATTTGAGCGATCCGCGCTTCAAGACCTATGCCGAGAGGAAGGCCAACGAGACGCCGCTTCTGGCGCTTGTCGAGCCCGCGATCCGCGCCATGCATTCCGACAAGCTCGAAGCCGAGCTGATGAAGGTCGGCGTGCCTTGCGCCAAGGTGAACAACTTCAAGGAGGTGTTCGAACACCCGCAGATCGTGGCGCGGAATGTCGTCAGCACCGTCGAGCATCCGCGGCTCGGCACCATGAAAGTCACGCGCAATCCGGTGCTGCTCGATCACGACGGGCCGGGCCTGCCGCGGCCGGCGCCGATGCTCGGCGAGCATTCGCAGATGATCCTGACCGAGCTCGGCTATGATCGCGCCGCGATCGATGCCCTGGCCTCGTCGGGCGTCACCAGGCTTGCGACGCCGCAACCGAAGATGACGGCCGCAGAGTAG